The nucleotide window TTCGACTGCTGGAGTAACTTTGGGAATTAGTGAATCTCTCATTAGTACGGCGGCTGGACTGGTGGTTGCAATTACTAGTCTGGTCTTCTATCGGCTGTTTCAAGCTTTTTTGTTTAATCAAATCAAAATTTTCCGCAAAGCCGGGAATGACTTGGAGTTACTTTACAGGCAGGAATGGCCGAAATTTGGCATTAACCCTCATAGTAATGCCATCAAACCGAAAATCGACAGTTCTGAGCCTAGCGATCGCTGAAATTAGTCCTTAGTCAATGGCTAATGGATTTTTAACAATTAGCGATACTTCAATTAGCAATTCTCCTCTTTTTTCCAACAATGAAAGTAAATTTGGATACTCCGTCTGAAGAAGCGCGGATTGAGATTGTTCCTCTGATAGATGTCATCTTTTGTATCCTGACGTTTTTTCTGTTAGCTGGTTTGCAGCTAACTCGTCAGCAAGCTATCAGTGTGGATTTGCCTAAAGCTAGCAGCGGCACTCCGCAGATGCGAGAGATGTTGATGGTAAGTTTGGATGATGTGGGTCAAGTTTATATCGAACAACAGCCGATCGGCTCAAAAGATCAGCTATCTGTGGCACTAAAGAATTATCGCTCGACAAATCCCAATGGTTTGATGGTGCTGTATGCGTCACGAACTGCAAGTTACAACGATGTGATTCAGGTGTTGGATTTGCTACGCGAGGTAGGAGGCGATCGCGTGTCTTTAGCAACTTTACCCGGTTCCGGTGACGGGACTTCTGGCTCTAATACGCAGGTTCCTGTTGCTCCGGGAGTTACACCTTACTCCGGTACTGCTCCTATCCAGCCGTATAATCCCTACGCTGCACCAGCTCCCACTTACCCTTACAATCCAG belongs to Funiculus sociatus GB2-C1 and includes:
- a CDS encoding biopolymer transporter ExbD, encoding MKVNLDTPSEEARIEIVPLIDVIFCILTFFLLAGLQLTRQQAISVDLPKASSGTPQMREMLMVSLDDVGQVYIEQQPIGSKDQLSVALKNYRSTNPNGLMVLYASRTASYNDVIQVLDLLREVGGDRVSLATLPGSGDGTSGSNTQVPVAPGVTPYSGTAPIQPYNPYAAPAPTYPYNPGQPQLPVVPGQPGVNPTAPPVPVPGATIAPPKADSVPKR